From Arcticibacter tournemirensis, one genomic window encodes:
- a CDS encoding HEPN domain-containing protein: MNRQNLNLTTPQYNKLIEVINSLVTKYNVEYIYCFGCLNEVRSAASCFIEDVTIADTHYFLLMLTTDITRIEHSVQDHVTGAFPEMNITILVHAIETVTNEIKQGNRFFNAVCRDGLQMYSFNGLRLNTDFPNLNPSTTLSRAQKHYEHREGMALGFLQSASTCLEHGYYNNCVFQLHQAIEQACIMVIRIYMGYRSDMHNLARLINLCRCFSDEPFELFPRKTAEEKRQFQILIRSYSETRYKDEYQIDSADADKLFTQVVEFLNLIKILCNNRLEQYRNEVPTVISLLENHPAEPVS, encoded by the coding sequence ATACATCTATTGCTTCGGCTGTTTAAATGAAGTTAGATCAGCGGCCAGTTGTTTTATAGAAGATGTTACAATAGCTGATACCCACTATTTTTTATTGATGCTCACTACAGATATTACACGCATTGAACATTCGGTGCAGGATCATGTAACTGGTGCATTTCCAGAAATGAACATTACCATACTTGTTCATGCCATTGAAACGGTGACTAATGAAATAAAGCAGGGTAATCGTTTTTTTAATGCGGTTTGCCGGGATGGTTTGCAGATGTATTCTTTTAACGGCCTACGTTTGAATACAGATTTCCCAAATCTAAATCCATCTACTACATTAAGCAGGGCACAAAAACATTACGAACACAGGGAAGGTATGGCTTTAGGTTTCCTACAATCGGCCAGCACCTGCTTAGAACACGGCTATTACAACAATTGCGTATTCCAGTTGCACCAAGCCATCGAGCAAGCCTGTATTATGGTTATCCGTATCTATATGGGCTACCGTTCTGATATGCACAACCTTGCCCGGCTGATCAATTTATGCAGGTGCTTTTCGGATGAACCGTTTGAACTATTTCCCAGGAAGACAGCAGAAGAAAAACGGCAATTTCAGATACTGATACGAAGCTATTCGGAAACCCGATATAAAGATGAATATCAAATTGATAGTGCCGATGCTGATAAACTATTTACTCAGGTAGTAGAATTTCTTAACCTAATCAAAATACTCTGTAATAACAGGTTAGAGCAATATCGTAACGAAGTGCCAACAGTTATCAGTTTATTAGAAAATCATCCTGCCGAACCGGTATCGTAA